A stretch of the Candidatus Hydrogenedentota bacterium genome encodes the following:
- the purB gene encoding adenylosuccinate lyase, giving the protein MTTEYVSPLVERFATKEMAQLWSAQRKFSTWRRCWIALAEAEQELGLPITDEQLAEMRAHVDDIDFAAAERFERELRHDVMAHVHTYGLVAPKAKPIIHLGATSCYVGDNTDLILMREALEIILSKAVNVLRKLCDFAVKWKDLPTLGFTHYQPAQLVTVGKRACLWAQDILFDIEDIERVIGRLRCRGVKGTTGTQASFLALFDGDHEKVKRLEQRVSEKLGFGRAYAVTGQTYPRKVDSDVLRVLAALGESVHKFATDMRLLQNMKEVEEPFGEKQIGSSAMAYKRNPMRCERACALARFLMVSPLHAEMTSSVQWFERTLDDSAIRRLSLPESFLAADGALNLYLSIMENPDVYPKVIERHVRAELPFMATENILMARVKQGGDRQELHEVIRRHSQAAARRVKEEGGDNDLLERLAQDPAIGMSMAEIETILDVRQFVGRAPEQVIEFVEQEAGPVLERNKSRLGAKSEVRV; this is encoded by the coding sequence CGACTTGGCGGCGCTGTTGGATAGCCCTCGCGGAAGCCGAGCAGGAACTTGGATTGCCCATCACCGATGAACAACTCGCGGAGATGCGAGCTCACGTCGACGATATCGATTTCGCGGCAGCGGAACGGTTTGAACGCGAACTGCGGCATGACGTGATGGCGCATGTCCATACGTACGGGTTGGTGGCGCCGAAGGCCAAGCCGATCATCCACCTCGGAGCGACCAGTTGCTACGTGGGCGATAATACAGACCTGATCCTGATGCGAGAAGCACTGGAGATCATTCTCTCCAAGGCCGTCAACGTGCTGCGCAAGCTGTGCGACTTCGCCGTCAAGTGGAAGGACCTGCCGACGCTTGGGTTCACACATTACCAGCCCGCCCAATTGGTCACTGTCGGCAAGCGCGCCTGCTTGTGGGCCCAAGACATTCTGTTCGACATAGAAGATATTGAGCGCGTCATCGGTCGCTTGCGATGCCGTGGCGTCAAAGGCACGACAGGAACACAGGCGTCTTTTCTTGCGCTGTTCGACGGCGATCACGAGAAGGTCAAACGCCTCGAACAACGCGTTTCGGAAAAACTCGGTTTTGGCCGCGCGTATGCCGTCACCGGGCAAACCTATCCGCGAAAGGTTGATTCGGATGTTCTTCGGGTTCTGGCCGCACTTGGAGAAAGTGTTCACAAATTCGCGACGGATATGCGGCTGCTGCAGAACATGAAGGAAGTCGAGGAGCCATTCGGCGAGAAACAGATCGGCAGTTCGGCCATGGCGTACAAACGCAATCCGATGCGTTGCGAACGCGCGTGCGCGCTGGCCCGTTTCCTCATGGTCTCTCCGCTGCACGCGGAAATGACGTCATCCGTGCAGTGGTTCGAGCGCACGCTCGACGATTCTGCCATTCGCCGTCTCAGTTTGCCGGAATCGTTTCTGGCGGCGGACGGCGCGCTGAATTTATATCTCAGCATCATGGAGAATCCGGACGTCTATCCGAAGGTCATTGAGCGGCACGTGCGAGCGGAGTTGCCGTTCATGGCGACGGAAAACATCTTGATGGCGCGCGTGAAGCAAGGCGGTGACCGTCAGGAACTGCACGAAGTGATTCGTCGCCATTCCCAAGCAGCCGCTCGCCGCGTCAAAGAAGAAGGTGGCGACAACGACTTGTTGGAACGGCTCGCGCAAGACCCGGCCATCGGAATGAGCATGGCCGAAATTGAGACGATTCTCGATGTACGGCAGTTCGTTGGCCGCGCGCCGGAACAAGTAATCGAATTCGTCGAGCAAGAAGCCGGGCCAGTGCTCGAGCGGAACAAGTCACGGCTGGGCGCGAAATCCGAGGTCAGAGTGTAA